The window GCCCTCCAGCGGAGAATCAGCAGTCAAAACGTGGTACTCAGTTGCACCCAGCCTCAttgcatcttctctcttggaTTCGCTGCTTGAGAACACGACTACCTCGCATCCAATCTTGGCGGCAAATTGGATGGCCAAGTGTCCCAGACCTCCGATGCCAACGATGCCAACACGATCGGTAGGCTTGATGCCGTACAATGCAAACGGCGACCACACTGTAGCGCCGCCGCACATCAGAGGAGCAGCATAAGCGCTGTCAAGACCATCAGGGATCTTGAAGAGCGCGTCCGCATCCCAGACAGCGTGGCTAGCAAAAGAGCCAACGTCGTGGTCATGAATTCCAAACTCTGTCTTGTTCTCGCAATAGACATCCAGTCCTTGGCAGAGAGTTAGTTGTGTATACAGCTGGGCATTTGGTTGTTGGACGCTAAAACTCACCAGTTAGACAGGGTTGACAGTGTCCGCAAGTCTTGTGAACCCAGCCGAATCCGACCCGGTCGCCAACCTTGACGGCAGTAACATCTGAGCCGACAGCCTGGACGATGCCCACGCCTTCATGGCCCAAAGCTACGCCGGAATGCAGGAAGTGTTCATCTGTCCCACATAGTCCGGAGTGTGTGATTTTGAGATAGGCTTCATTGCGGCCGAGCTGGCGCTGTGAAGTGGCTTCCACAATCTTTCCACTCGCGGATCCACGCTGAACGGTGAAAGAGTAGCTCATGTTGGGCAGCTGTTGTGTATTGTTGATTTCTTCACAGTGAAATGAGTTTAGAAATTGAAGCTGAGTTGCGATATTATCTCAAAATCTCCATAGTTGTTGTTTGGGCCAGGAAAGTAGTATTTATGGTGGAACTGCTAAGGCAAGCAAGAGCTAACGTACCATCTTCAACTTGTCCCACTTACACCATGATCCATTCAGCTTAGATTGGTGATGCAACGTGATTCGAATTTACTACCGTCTCTAGGGGTGGATAATAGAATACATTGTGATTGCTAATACGCCTAGGTGCCCTGCATCGATTTATAATGCAGTATGGACAGGTGCGAAGtttagagaagaaaggaagctTGAGGCAGAATGCTAGCTGCATCTCCCTGGGAAGCTAactcttcaacatcaacgtAGTTGGATAAAGCCGACCCATAAAATATATTCAATAAGGCTTACAAAGACGGCGATTAGAGCTGAAAATAGGATTAGGAAGTCGAGAAGCTGGTAGAACAACCTCTGGGTTTCAGGGGTTGCGTCGCCGTCGGAATCCCGGCTGACGTTGAGATCGAATCCGAAATTTGAGATTTGAAGAGATTCAGGGACCAAAACGGAGGATCGTGGCGAAAGTATAGGCGCTATTACCGCATAGCATGGTCTTGACAGGTATAAGCTGGAAACGGCTCAAGAGCTATGGCTACGCTAACGCACTGCGGTTTCTTTAAGAGGAAATGTTTTGAAGGCCCCACTGATGCACAGCGGCATCCTTTTTGGGTAATTTTTCAAAGTTGTCGATGACTCTTAGCGCCAACACTATCACGCACACGCACTATGTGGCGTTGCAACGGATATTTTCGGCGAGCTGATTTGTCGAATCCAGTCAGGCAGCCAACGGACAAAGTTTTTCTGTGAGCGAAGTACCTTTTATTCTGATAGACAGTCTCTCTTTGTACAGCCAAGTACCTGCCTGTACCGTATGCCATTCAGCATGACCATGACGTTTGGACTGGCTCAACTCCAATACCACACTGGCCCAAGTCGACTATATTCCGCGTATTGCTTAAGTATCAcgttaaaaaagaaaaggaaaaaaaaaaaaaaaaaagaattgcgTAAATCGCATCACGAATCATAATACATCCTTTCAGAGGCATAGTCCCTAGAACTCAAGATACCTCCAATCCTTGCCGTCTCGTATTGATGCTTCTGACGGCAGTTGGTGGTGCCACACTTGAGTCGATATCGACGGACAACCCCCTTCAGtcaaataattctttatatccGGCGGGGATAAGTGCGATGTTTCTGCAACTGCGAAATTTCTCGTCTGAGATTATTCGTCTTACGAGCCGTCCAGCCCATCTCACAATACGGGCCGTACCGTCAGCATTAGAACCGTCTTCCATGAGGGCACTATTTTGTATCacaagctataaataaagtttctCTTGAACTGAGTTTCATGGCACTGCAGCTTGCAAATGGAGAAACAGATCTTCTCAGCCCAGCACTAGACAGCTTTCATAGCCATGACTTTAGCCAGAGATATTGCCATAATCTTTATTAGCATCAGTACCTATCTGCTCCTCTACTTTGCTCAAAACTATCTTTGATCTCATACCACCATTGTCATCATCAATAATGCCGTCAATTTCGCTCAGTTCTGCCGGACGATTGGATAGAGAATCTCAATCTCTGTCAGTACAAATTTCCACCATCAAGCCAATGTACAAGTCGCCAAGCCGGCAGTTACAACAATCACGATGGTGTCTTTTTTAACAAGCTTGAattctaatttatttatcaaATGTTTTCCTATCCACAGATATTCAACTCATTTTTAGTTGCCTCTATTGTCTATCTCCCATATCAGCATCTCATTTACCGAAACACAAAAGGCAACTTTATTGCCCATAAAGTCTCTTCATTGTATCTTTCACAGACTCTGGGCGGAAGGAAAATTTATCGTTATCCAGCTGCCCAGGAACAAGTGCAACTCCACTGGCCGCCATTGGTTTGACGGACCACGTCAGctcagcagcttcatcaCCACGAATCCAAGCTTCTCTCTGCTTTGCGGCGGCCTCTGTAGGATCCAGGTATGTCAACTTATACTTAACTTCCTGTACCTCACCCAAATCGTCGATAAATTTCTGGAAGGTAGTCTTTTCTCCAACTACTCGGATTTCCCGCTTCTGAACATCGGGAGTCAGAGGCAACAAAATTGACTCAACGGTATATCGCGCAATgctaaaaaaaggtattcaACAGTCAGTTcaagtaaattaaataccaGCCGGGGCATACATACTCAGGAATCGATGTTACATGAAGTGGCTTATCCGGATATCCATATGGAGTTGCAGTATGAGCCACGACATCGACATTGTAAAACGGATCAGCAGTCCATTCAGTGAAGATTCCAGTCAACATTAGAGTATAATAGAAGTCTGGGTGCTCCTTTGCCTTGGCGGCGAGGTGGTCACGGGTGACACGCTTGTCACGAAGATAGCGGAAAGTGCGTAGGCTTTCCTGGCCGACGTCTGATCCAAACTCGGATGGATAAAAGTGACGGACCCCAGCTGTAATGGCAGCTTCGACCATGGCAGGCTGCAACCTCATGATGGAATTGCCAACTACAGACACCACAACTTCAAAGCCTAACGAGTTGATTAGTCAGCTATTCACGAAAGACTTCTCATCTACAACTTACCTTCATACGGCTTGGGGTCTAAGAAAGATCCTGAAATGACTTCTATGCCTTGAGCTTTGAAGTCGGAAAATTTGGAGACTTTGGCAGGATCTGAAAGGATGCCAACCCTGGAGAAAAGAGATTTCTGCTTGATGAATTCCTCGATAAGAGGTCTTCCGAATGCGCCGCCTGCACCAATTACGAGGACCGAAGGAGCCATTGTTGTGATTCTGTGGTGAAGTTGATTTGATGCAAGAAATGGATTGTACGTAACAGGAGATACGCCGTAAGATGAATGCAAAGAGGTGAAGCCTATTTACCGATGAAACAAAATTTCTGGAAATTAATATCTGTCCATCCTATTTATACATCCATGGACGTATATTCATGTTTATCCGTACTATTACTCAATCCGCCTTACCAACGTTGCATTAGAAATGTCATCATAGTCTGATAACTCAACTAAGGCGCCGCAAGATTAATAATGAAGAGATCTCGACGACATTGGGCACAGTGCGCCATCTTAGTGTGGAAACATACCCCGTCAGTACATGATGCTTTCCCCAGAGCTCTTATAATCTTCCAGTCTCTAAGGTGATATTGATATAATTTTAGATatatttagaaaaaaaaaatgaactACATTGATAAGCGCCTCTATATGAAATCTCAAATATACAGTATAACACTGATCTTTGGGAGACATATTAACACATGTAGGTAATTCTTAACGAAGTAGTTGTATCTAATCTGGTGTAATGACATGCAACAACTACAGTATATGTCCCATGCATATCCAATTAAAAAACATAtgcaattcttttttattattagcaaATTTAATGACAGCATACAAATTGTTTTCTTCAAAATTAACACCATACGGTGTGAATGCAGCGAAGACCAACAACGCTCACAAGGCATTTCCCGGCCCTAAGCATCACCTTGGCTGGGAGTTAGTGGGGCAGCCGCACGATTCTTTGGGGTACATGGATGTACTCCAGGTCAGATGGAAGCTCTCGCTTTGTACATCCAGGTAGAGGAGGTGAGCTGCCCTCTCAAGCATTCATCTACGCCTATTTGCCCCATCACCCCTATTTTCGACGCTTATCAATCCTCTCGACGCCTTATTTTTGTCCAAAAGCAACAGTCTTCTAATATTTCTAGAAGCATCGAGTTCTAGCGTAAACGGGAGCGCACCGAAGCGATCCAGAACCCAAGGCGTAGGAAGTGATGGCTATGCAAAAATACATCGCCAAAATTATGACAATAATCGCCGAAACCATACACCGTGGTCTCATAGACGCTGACTCGGGTTGTAAGTCAGTCGCGGGCTATTGGCCTGACTTTCAAGTAGACTGCACATACTGGACCGTATAGAAGACGAATTGAAGCTATAATTGCTCACTCAAAATACGAGCCGGGCGGTTGAATCGCCATTCTAGGTAATATCTCGAGATGTTTTCGCCTTCTATTTCCCGTTTGGGTCACTAAAGGACAAAGATGTTGGTAGCAGATGTTGGTAGCATGCATAGTACAGTCGTAGTGGACGCAAGAAAAACATACTGTGCCATCTAGATTACCGAATGGAGCCAACAGTTTTTTACAGCCCAgtaaaagagaaacagatCCATACCATTATGGCTTTCTAAAGTAGGCATTCGCATACACGGCGGAAATACTTAAAAATCCCAATCTGCTATAATGCTCAGCGTTCCTGAGCATGTCAAAACCGCTTGTCTAACGCGAGTAGTCCTGGTTCAGTCAGCACTATTTATCTCCTTTCAATCTCTTTTCGATTCGTACGCGAATTCCTGCTTCCGGATTCGGATTCAAAATTAATCAAATCCTTCTCGCAACTATCCCTGTGGCAAATTCTTGAGCTGAAAAAGTATTGACCagttcttattttttttttttccgtaaATAGTCTTCAACTTATCGTTGTGCTGGCTTGGCGGACACTTCGTTTCCTCCTTGGCACGAAGATGCGTTCGTATCAGCCAGCTCGGGCGTGAGACCTACTGGAACTAATTTAAACCCTGCTTGACTAAGCAACGGGTTTGTAAAACCGCCAtgcgaaaagaaagaggggcAGTGACATGGCGCCAAACCACGCCTATTCCGCATAGATATCGGGAAAAACACCGGAGATTAATAATGAGCGTCTGGTTTCGAGCATCATGGTTAATTATGCCCGTTTAGAACAATTGCCTCTCTCAACCTTGAGAAATCAATTTCTCTATCCTTCTAAAACTATTCTCTATCTGTCTTCAACACAAGTCCCAGCAATCTTGTCAACTCTGTAGATCCAATATCCCCTTGCCCAACCACTAAGTGCATCGAGCTCAAAAGCGCGAATATGAGTGGAGATGAAATATACGGGACTTCCGGATTCGTCCACAACAATGGTATACATCTGTTTCATGCTTTATTCCTTGTGTCAGCCATTGACTGGGTAGCTAGTAACATTCAATATTCCCTCTCAGCCCTACGATCAAAGGTTTACGTACACTGATGAGTACGATGTACAACCGCTTGAATTCATCGCCGTCACCGGGACAGAAGCAGATGAGCACAACAAAAGTGTGTCGAGACGCATTCGCAGTCAAGCTATGCGCAACTACGTTTGGAGACAAAATCAcccaacaacaacagatgAGATGGCTGCGGCAGCTGCGATCCCACTCAAAGTAAAGTCGCAACAAAAGTATGAAGGAAAGTTTAGAATTGGTTCACGCCCACGCAAAACGAAGAAGTCTACAAAAGCAAAGCTCGCTGCTTTGGAATCAACGACAACTTCAGAATCCGAAGCAGATCAAGAGGCTGTTAGAAAGGCTCTTTTACGTTACTCAAAGTGGTCTATTCGACAGAGCCTCATGCCAGATAAGAATCTGTTAATGAGAAAAGGCGCAAACGCAGATCCTTTTAATTCATTCTCTTTTCCGCTGGGGCCTGAAAGCGAAAAGTTCATATTCTATTGTGGGTTGCCCAACTATGCTCTCAACCCCCAGCTATTACTGCCTGGTTAAAGATCAAGGCATATTTTGCATTCCTCTTTATATCTCGTGCAATGCTATTTGACTCTTTATGACAACCTATTCACTACAAAGAAAGGAATGCTAATTAATCCATTTGAGCTACAGATCAAAAGCATTACGCTGTTAATTGTATTGCCCTCAATCTATCATCAGATTGCTGGTATTTTGTCAGAGAGGAGCTTGCTTTGTTTCATGCTGTTTTGTATCTCGTCTCTCTGGATTACAATATGAAATATGGCCTAATTGATTCTCCTGGGAGTCTCTACCATGGAAGAGAAGCATTTCGGTTAATAAACGAGGCTATCAAGAATAATACGATAAGAGATACTCTAATTGCGGCCGTTTCATTAATCATTACGAGAGAGGTAAGAGTGCGCTATGACCTTGACTGTTTGTAAATTTTCTTCTGCTCAACAAAAAGAAGGTCTATTGCTGCATATCTCTTTTactaaataaagttatttctAGAATCTCGCTGGCAAATTCGACCTAGCCAAAATCCATATGGAAGGTCTCCAACGAATGGTTCATCAGCGAGGAGGTATACAAAATGTCGAAAGCATGCATAGACATGTAGTAACATGGTAAGTGCATATTTCAAAACTGTAGTCCTCTTTTACACATACTGATTAATCCCTAGGGCCGACTTATGCTACTCTAATATTTGGGACTGCAAACCATCCTTTCCTCTCCTACCTCTGAAACTTATAGGTTCCGAGGCCGAGCTGCCGACAGGCATGAAAAGTATGACGCTCTCTCCAGCGCGTACGTTCGGTTCTGGTTCTCTCATAAACTCAATCTTCCGATCTCTCAGACGCTTGTCCATCGCATTCTGTCCAGAGTATGATGCTCGACTCGATGGAACATCAATGAGCAACCAAATCTATAGCGTCGAATATGACCTTCTCACCCTCCAAAACATAAACCTTGAAGCTCTGACCCCCAGTGAATATCTTTCATCCAGCTCTGTCTTGATGAATATCTcagcatatatatatctttatctCATATTGAGAGAACTTCCAGTTAGATCAAAGATATTCCTCACCCTCTTTCAGCGATTACGAGACTCCTTGGAGATGCAGGATGGAGAGTGGTGGAATTTAACTTCCGAGAGACAACGCTGGTTGCTATGGGTGGTTTTTATGGGTTATGGAGCTGCCTCGGAATGGGATGAGAAATGGTGGTTTGTGGAAAAGATGGAGCCACTGGGGGCGGCATTGACGTTGTGGACAAAGGAAGAACTCCGATCTGCGTTCAAGGGAGTTATATGGCACGACACGTGTGATGCTTTTTTGGAAAAGTTGTGGAAGGACATGTCACATCGTGAAAGAGTCGAGCTAGATGGCGAATGATGCTGGAGAGGCTAATTGATAAATTgggtaattttaatataaattaattcaactttaatacttttaaatatatatatatatatatatattaaactaaaggCTAAAtactgttttttattatactgaCCGTTATTACTCTGTGCTACTTATGTATACTGGCTGCACTAGCTTATTAGTATGCAAGAAGAAGCCTACAAAAGTACTGCAAGTACATACCGTAAGACTTGCAAGCGTTTTGCTCTTGTAGATAGGGCAGAGTGACGCCCATGCTTACCGTGAGGCATTTGTTCTCCCACTAGCCAGGGTTGGGGTGATAAATTGAAAATTGACCAGCAAATCATAAATTCTAGGACTTGCCGCGCGTGGCGTCCTGGTTATTTTAGCCCTCGAGTTAGATCTTGCCTGGGCTGTGAATATCCCAGATTGTGCTGCATACGGAGGACACACCAATTGTACTATCCCGTGTATGCTAGATATGCCCCCTGCTCTAACTTTCTCGCGATGATCAGAATGGATAGCGCCGCGGGTAGTTATCAGCAAGCAACCCATTAGAAACGTGTTGCCCACAAGAATGTGCAAATGATATTTGTCGTTATTATTGTACGCGGTTGATGTCAGATTTTGGTCACCGTCGTCGGGCATAAAGAGCTgatcccccccccctttgtCGCGACGCTGTTTGATGCAGTGGTTTGCAATTTTAGCCTCGCAATCATTCCTCAAGCCTCTGTGCACCTCTTCCAATTCTTGAAATCAACCCGATCATACGTAAAGTTTAAACAATGGGCGATTTAGATATTGAACAGGACGTCTCGATTTCGAGGGTCAATGCTGTCCATCGCAGCGATGCTAAACAGGCTAAACTGTCGACCTCGGAGACAGAACCCTCTGAGAAGATGGCGGATCCGGATctagaagaacaagaaaaggcGAGAAGAATCGCCGAAGAGGACCTGCAGGGTCATCATAAGCAAGTATGGAACAACCTGCCTTTCCCTAATCCCCGAAACCCTCCTGGCGGTGGCTTTGGTAAGCCATCGCCGTCAATGCCTCTCTGATCTCGCGACAGACTTACAGCGggttcctcctcctctggcTTAGCTTTCAAGCTACTGGAATCATCTACGGTGATATTGGAACGTCCCCTCTTTATGTCTTCTCGTCGACTTTTTCCAGCCAGCCCTCGTGGGATGATCTAGTCGGGGCCTTGTCTATCATCATCTGGTCCCTGACTGTGATCGTCACGGTCAAGTATTGCTTCATCGTCTTAagcgccgacgacgacggccaaGGAGGTACCTTTGCATTATACAGTCTCCTGGCGAGGTACACTAACATCGCGCGAAACCATGATCCCAGAGAGGCCGCCATGATACCCATGGAGAGATATCACACCAACGATCTCAAGTCTGGTGGTAAGAGCCTCCGTAGCTTTCTCGAGAGCTCCAAGTTCTGCCAGGTTATGCTACAACTTGTCGGTGTGCTGGGAGTATCCATGGTCATGGCCGACGGTGTCCTGACGCCTGCACAATCTGTCCTCGGCGCCATTCAGGGTCTTGAGGTTGTCAAACCCGACTTGTCCGTGTCAGCCATTGTCGGCATCACTTGTGCCATCTTGGTTCTACTCTTCCTTATCCAGCCATTTGGGACCACCAAGATCGGAACCAGCTTCGCGCCCATCGTGACCATTTGGCTCCTCCTCAACATGGTTGCTGGCATCTACAATCTTGCCAAACATGACTACACAGTTCTCAAGGCCTTCAGTCCCTCTTACGCCTTTACTTATCTTGTCCGCAATGGACAGGACGGATGGGCCTCTCTGGGTGGCTTGCTCCTTGCCTTTACCGGTGTGGAGGCACTCTTTGCCGACTTGGGCGCTTTCAGCAAGCGTGCCGTGCAAATCTCGTGGCTGGGACTGACCTACCCGTGCTTGCTCCTCGCGTACATTGGCCAGGCCGCGTACATCTCAACCGACGAGACACAAACCGCTTATACGAACCCTTTCTTCAACACTCTGCCACCTGGAACCTTCTACTTTGGTTTGGTCATGGCTATTTTGGCGGCGATTGTCGCCTCGCAGGCCATGATCACATCGACTTTTCAGCTGCTGACGCAGATTATGCGGCTTTCATATTTTCCGCATATCAAGGTCATTCATACAAGCAGACAGTTCTCCGAGCAGGTATATATACCACTGGCGAATTGGCTTCTTATGATTGGCACTGTCATTGTCACTGCCGTGTACAGCAACGTATGTCTCCTGTTGAGCCAATTTAGGTGATTTTGACTAACAGACTACATATACAGACCACATCCCTAGGTAACGCTTATGGTGTCTGTGTTATGGCTGTTACATTCAGTATGTATTTACTCGCAGTCCAAGTTTCTAGCGATTTCCACCAAGCTAATGTCGCTTTTTAGTCACAACATGTATGGTCGCTCTCGTTGCGATCCTCGTCTGGAGACTGCCTTTCTATATTGTTATACCGTTCTGGTTGATCTTTGCTGCACTCGACGGCGCATACCTCTCATCCGTCCTGCAAAAGGTCCCGCGAGGCGCCTGGTTTACCATTGTACTGGCTGCCCTTCTTTGCTCCATCTTCACTATCTGGCGGTTCGGGAAGGAGGCTCAATGGAAGGCCGAGTCACTGGATCAGCTCCCGCTTGCAGCTCTTGTCAAGTCAGATCCGGCCACCTCAGAGTCATCTCTCGTCTTGAATGAGACGTTTGGTGGCGTGCCCGTCTCAACCGTGCCTGGCGtgggcatcttcttcgacaAGGCGGGCGACCCCATGCACCTGCCCGCATGCTTTACGCACTTTGTCATCAAGTTCGCTGCCCGGCCAtcaatcatcatcttcttccacatGCGGCCTCTCACTGTGCCTTCGGTGCCCCTGGAAGAACGGTACGTTATAACACACACCTACGGCCTCGTCAACTGTTACAACGTCACTCTCCGGCACGGGTACATGGATGACGTACTGCGCCCAGGTTTAGCGCGCGAATTGGTAGGACAAATTGAGCTGACGGTCTCCCGCGGTCGTCGCCCCGATGTGGCAGAGCTTGAGGCGCTGCGGGCCGCGTATGGATCCCAGATAGTGTACATCCTCGGAAAGGAGGC is drawn from Trichoderma asperellum chromosome 4, complete sequence and contains these coding sequences:
- a CDS encoding uncharacterized protein (TransMembrane:11 (i28-50o70-89i101-121o147-166i178-201o221-251i272-293o299-322i329-351o357-375i555-574o)), which translates into the protein MIPMERYHTNDLKSGGKSLRSFLESSKFCQVMLQLVGVLGVSMVMADGVLTPAQSVLGAIQGLEVVKPDLSVSAIVGITCAILVLLFLIQPFGTTKIGTSFAPIVTIWLLLNMVAGIYNLAKHDYTVLKAFSPSYAFTYLVRNGQDGWASLGGLLLAFTGVEALFADLGAFSKRAVQISWLGLTYPCLLLAYIGQAAYISTDETQTAYTNPFFNTLPPGTFYFGLVMAILAAIVASQAMITSTFQLLTQIMRLSYFPHIKVIHTSRQFSEQVYIPLANWLLMIGTVIVTAVYSNTTSLGNAYGVCVMAVTFITTCMVALVAILVWRLPFYIVIPFWLIFAALDGAYLSSVLQKVPRGAWFTIVLAALLCSIFTIWRFGKEAQWKAESLDQLPLAALVKSDPATSESSLVLNETFGGVPVSTVPGVGIFFDKAGDPMHLPACFTHFVIKFAARPSIIIFFHMRPLTVPSVPLEERYVITHTYGLVNCYNVTLRHGYMDDVLRPGLARELVGQIELTVSRGRRPDVAELEALRAAYGSQIVYILGKEAMKVKTGVSMTSRVAGFFRGFVLWIFLWMRENSRTKLADLNIDADKLIEVGFLKEI
- a CDS encoding putative secondary metabolism biosynthetic enzyme (SMCOG1040:alcohol dehydrogenase~antiSMASH:Cluster_4.3) translates to MSYSFTVQRGSASGKIVEATSQRQLGRNEAYLKITHSGLCGTDEHFLHSGVALGHEGVGIVQAVGSDVTAVKVGDRVGFGWVHKTCGHCQPCLTGLDVYCENKTEFGIHDHDVGSFASHAVWDADALFKIPDGLDSAYAAPLMCGGATVWSPFALYGIKPTDRVGIVGIGGLGHLAIQFAAKIGCEVVVFSSSESKREDAMRLGATEYHVLTADSPLEGIKQVNHMLLCGSAQPDFKRIIQLTSTAGKIYALIVSFDTSAVPMMALLTRGISIQGSAGAPRAEIQKMLDFAVRNDVKPTIMKWPLTTKGVEDAMQALREGKMRYRGVLVAEE
- a CDS encoding uncharacterized protein (EggNog:ENOG41~TransMembrane:1 (o418-438i)), encoding MSGDEIYGTSGFVHNNVTFNIPSQPYDQRFTYTDEYDVQPLEFIAVTGTEADEHNKSVSRRIRSQAMRNYVWRQNHPTTTDEMAAAAAIPLKVKSQQKYEGKFRIGSRPRKTKKSTKAKLAALESTTTSESEADQEAVRKALLRYSKWSIRQSLMPDKNLLMRKGANADPFNSFSFPLGPESEKFIFYYQKHYAVNCIALNLSSDCWYFVREELALFHAVLYLVSLDYNMKYGLIDSPGSLYHGREAFRLINEAIKNNTIRDTLIAAVSLIITRENLAGKFDLAKIHMEGLQRMVHQRGGIQNVESMHRHVVTWADLCYSNIWDCKPSFPLLPLKLIGSEAELPTGMKSMTLSPARTFGSGSLINSIFRSLRRLSIAFCPEYDARLDGTSMSNQIYSVEYDLLTLQNINLEALTPSEYLSSSSVLMNISAYIYLYLILRELPVRSKIFLTLFQRLRDSLEMQDGEWWNLTSERQRWLLWVVFMGYGAASEWDEKWWFVEKMEPLGAALTLWTKEELRSAFKGVIWHDTCDAFLEKLWKDMSHRERVELDGE
- a CDS encoding uncharacterized protein (TransMembrane:13 (i69-87o107-128i192-214o234-253i265-285o311-330i342-365o385-415i436-457o463-486i493-515o521-539i719-738o)): MGDLDIEQDVSISRVNAVHRSDAKQAKLSTSETEPSEKMADPDLEEQEKARRIAEEDLQGHHKQTYSGFLLLWLSFQATGIIYGDIGTSPLYVFSSTFSSQPSWDDLVGALSIIIWSLTVIVTVKYCFIVLSADDDGQGGTFALYSLLARYTNIARNHDPREAAMIPMERYHTNDLKSGGKSLRSFLESSKFCQVMLQLVGVLGVSMVMADGVLTPAQSVLGAIQGLEVVKPDLSVSAIVGITCAILVLLFLIQPFGTTKIGTSFAPIVTIWLLLNMVAGIYNLAKHDYTVLKAFSPSYAFTYLVRNGQDGWASLGGLLLAFTGVEALFADLGAFSKRAVQISWLGLTYPCLLLAYIGQAAYISTDETQTAYTNPFFNTLPPGTFYFGLVMAILAAIVASQAMITSTFQLLTQIMRLSYFPHIKVIHTSRQFSEQVYIPLANWLLMIGTVIVTAVYSNTTSLGNAYGVCVMAVTFITTCMVALVAILVWRLPFYIVIPFWLIFAALDGAYLSSVLQKVPRGAWFTIVLAALLCSIFTIWRFGKEAQWKAESLDQLPLAALVKSDPATSESSLVLNETFGGVPVSTVPGVGIFFDKAGDPMHLPACFTHFVIKFAARPSIIIFFHMRPLTVPSVPLEERYVITHTYGLVNCYNVTLRHGYMDDVLRPGLARELVGQIELTVSRGRRPDVAELEALRAAYGSQIVYILGKEAMKVKTGVSMTSRVAGFFRGFVLWIFLWMRENSRTKLADLNIDADKLIEVGFLKEI
- a CDS encoding uncharacterized protein (EggNog:ENOG41~antiSMASH:Cluster_4.3), translated to MAPSVLVIGAGGAFGRPLIEEFIKQKSLFSRVGILSDPAKVSKFSDFKAQGIEVISGSFLDPKPYEGFEVVVSVVGNSIMRLQPAMVEAAITAGVRHFYPSEFGSDVGQESLRTFRYLRDKRVTRDHLAAKAKEHPDFYYTLMLTGIFTEWTADPFYNVDVVAHTATPYGYPDKPLHVTSIPDIARYTVESILLPLTPDVQKREIRVVGEKTTFQKFIDDLGEVQEVKYKLTYLDPTEAAAKQREAWIRGDEAAELTWSVKPMAASGVALVPGQLDNDKFSFRPESVKDTMKRLYGQ